The Desulfovibrio piger DNA segment CGGCGACCTGCGCATGTTCTTCGAGAACGACGTGCGCTTCCTCGGCCAGTTCGGCCTGCACGCCTAGGGTGGGTCCCGTGCCTCTGTCCGTCCGTCTCCGCCGTGCCTGTGTCCCCGTGCTGCTGGCCCTGCTCTGCGCCGCCGGCAGCGCCGCGCTGGATGCCGGTGATGCCTGGGCCGCCTCGGCCCTGAGCCCACACCACAGCGGTCTCGAACCGCCCGGCGGGCCCAAGCCCATGGAAGGCCTGCCCGCCATGGGCAATGCCGGCAACACCACCGAGCGCGGCATGGGCTATACCGATGCCTACGGCCGCCCGCTCAAGGACTACGGCCCCGAGGAAGTGAAACCCCGCAAGCGCCCCCGCGGCGGCGCCTACGGCACTTACGGACGCAAACAGAGCCGCCCCCTGCCGGATCCCGACGCCGACACGCCGGGCAAACCGGCTTGGGACTTCAACTGAATCAACTGCTAACCGGCCCTGCGGGGCCAGTGAGATGACATATGCTGCTTTCTCTTTCGTGGCTGCGCGAATTCGTCCCGTATGAAGGCACGGCACAGGAGCTGGGCGACCGGCTGACCATGCTGGGCCTGGAACTGGAAGAAATCGTGCGCCCCTATGACGCCATCGCCCCCATCGTGGTGGGCCATGTGGTGGAATGCGTCGACCATCCCGAATCCGACCACCTGCACATCTGCAAGGTGGACGCCGGCCAGGGCGAACTGCTGGACATCGTCTGCGGCGCCCCCAACGTGGCCGCCGGCCAGAAAGTCCCCGTGGCCCTGGTGGGCACCACCATGCCCGGCGGCCTGATCATCAAGAAGGCCAAGCTGCGCGGCGCTCCCTCCTTCGGCATGATCTGCTCCGAACGCGAGCTGGGCCTCACCGAAGACCACAGCGGCATCATGGTTCTGCCCGACAGCGCCGTGCCCGGCACCCGTCTGGTGGACACCCTGGAGCTGGACCGCGAGGTGCTGGACATCTCCATCACCCCCAACCGCGCCGACTGTCTCTCCGTGCTGGGCCTGGCCCGCGAGACCGCCCTGGCCTTCAACCTGCCCCTGACCATCCCCGAACTGCCCCTGTGCGAGGACGGCCCGGCCCGCGACCTGCCCAGCGTGGAAGTCAGCGATCCCGAGCTGTGCAACCTTTACGCCGGCCGCGTCATCGCCGGCGTCAAGATCGCTCCCTCGCCCATGCGCATCCGTCACCGTCTGCATGCCGTGGGCGTGCGTCCCATCTCCAACATCGTGGACGTGACCAACTACATCCTCTTCGAATGCGGCCAGCCCCTGCATTCCTTCGACCTGGACAAGCTGCGCGGCAACCGCATCATCGTCAGCCCCGCCGCCCAGGGCGAGAAGATCGTCACCCTGGACGGCCAGGAACGCACCCTCGATCCCCGTGACCTCTGCATCCGCGACGCCGAACGCGCCGTGGCCCTGGCCGGTGTCATGGGTGGCCAGGCCACCGAGATCGACGATGCCAGCACCAACGTCTTCCTGGAAAGCGCCGTGTTCCGTCCCGGCACCATCCGCAAAACCTCGCGCCGTCTGGGCCTGTCGTCCGAATCCTCCTACCGCTTCGAACGCGGCATCGACCACAAGCGCTCCATCTGGGCCCTGGACCGTGCCTGCGCCATGATGGTGGCCGCTGCCGGCGGCAAGGTCTGCCCCGGCTACACCCTGGCCGAGCCCAAGCCCTTCGTGCCCGTGCAGATCGAGTTCCGCCCCGCCCGCGCCAACGCCCTGCTGGGCGTGGAACTGAGCCGCGACTTCGACGAGAAGGTGCTCTCCGGCATGGGCTGCGCCATCGAGAAGACCAGCGACGACAGCTGGCAGGTCACCCAGCCCAGCTGGCGCCCCGACCTGACCCGCGAAGCCGACCTCATCGAAGAAGTGGGCCGTGTGCACGGTCTGGACACCATCGCCCCCGAACTGCCCGCCTTCCTGCAGGATCTGGGCCGCGCCGGCGAACCCATGTCCACCTTCCAGTTCTGGTCCCGCCTGCGCCACTGGGGCGCCGGTCTGGGCCTCAACGAAGCCGTCAACTACAGCTTCGTGGGCCACAAGGATCTGGACCTGCTGGGCCTGCCCGCCGAAGGCCGCATCTCCATCATGAACCCGCTCTCCGCCGAACAGGATGCCCTGCGCACCGTGCTGGCCCCCGGCCTGCTGCATGACCTGCGCAACAACCTGGCCCAGGGCGCCGCGGGCGTGCGCCTGTTCGAGCTGGCCAACACCTTCACGGCCGCTCCCAGCGACGATCCCCACGCCACCGGCGCCAGCGAGACCGGCATGCTGGGCGTGCTCCTCTACGGCCAGCGCCACGACAGCGCCTGGCCGCATGTGGAAGCCGACATGGATTACAGCGACCTCAAGGGCATCGTGGAGCACCTGCTGCACTTCCTCAACCTGTCCGCCCCCGTGTGCGAACTGGCCGAGAGCCACCCCTACCTGCTGCCCTGCGTGCGCCTGAGCGTGGACGGCACCGAGGTGGGCGTCATGGGCCGCGTGCGTCCCGAGATGGCCGACAGCTTCCACGCCCGCAAGGACGTCTGGCTGGCCGAGCTCAACCTCGACGTGCTGCGCCGCCTGCATGATGCCGCCCAGCTGCGCTTCCAGAGCCTGGCCGTCTTCCCGCCGGTGCGCCGCGACATCACCGTGGCCGCCCCTGTGGGCGTGACCGTGGGCGCCATCCTGGACCAGATCATGGGCCAGAAGCAGCCCCTGCTGGAAGGCGCCGTGCTGGTGGACAGCTTCAGCCCCGAAGGCAGCGACGAACGCAACCTCACCTTCCGCCTGACCTTCCGTCACGCCGAGCGCACCCTCAAGGATGCGGAAGTGGACAAAGTGCGGGAAAAGGTGGCACAATCCCTGGTGCAGGAGCTGGGCGTACGCATCTAGCCCCCTGCCCCTTCCGTACCGGGCGAGCCGTGCCCGCCCCGTGACGGAAGTGCTGCTGATACGGTATTCCACGGGCTGCGGCCCCCCTTGCGGGGCCGCGGTCCGTGGTGCTGCGTGCGGCCCCGGCCCGCGCGGTGAAACCCGCAAGAGAGGGAGCATGTCGGAAAAACTCTACAAGATCGGCCAAGCCGCCGCCCTGCTCAACCTCAATACTTCCGTGCTGCGTTTCTGGGAAACGGTGTTCCCCCAGCTGACTCCCCGGCGTACGGACTCGGGCCAGCGTTTCTACAGCGAAGAGGACATGGCCCTGCTGCGCCGCATCCAGCAGCTGCTGCACCAGAAGGGCATGACCATAGAAGGCGCGCGCCGCATCCTGGACGGCAGCGCCACCCTGGACGAGGTCCTGCCGGAACGCGCCGCCAGCAAGCGCGATCCGGCCCTGATGCTGAAGCTGAAAAACGAGCTGACCGAGCTGCGCCGCGTTCTGGCCGGCCGGTGATCCCCTGTCCTGCCGCTCCGGCAGTACGCCGCGGCGGTCCTGCACGACAGGCAGCGCACCACAGGATGCCGCATGATCCTTTCTCCTTCCCTGCTCTCCGCCGATTTCTCCCGTCTGGCCGACGAGCTCGCCGCCCTTGAGGCCGCGGGCATCTCCTGGCTGCACCTGGACATCATGGACGGGGCCTTCGTGCCCAATATCACCTTTGGCCAGCCCGTCATCAAAAGCCTGCGCAAACGCAGCAGCAAACTTTTCTTCGACGTGCACCTCATGATCGAGGAGCCCGCCCGCTATCTGGAATCCTTCCGTGATGCCGGGGCCGACATGCTGGTCATCCATGCCGAGGCCGACCGCCACCCCCAGCGCACCCTCAGCGAGATCCGCCGCCTGGGCATGAAAGCCGGTCTGGCCTTCAACCCCGGTACGGACATCGCCTCCCTGCGCTGGCTGGCCCCCGATCTGGACATGGTGCTGGTCATGAGCGTGAACCCCGGCTTCTCCGGCCAGAAGTTCATCCCCCAGAGCTTCGACAAGATCCGCGCCACCCGCGCCATGCTCAACGCCGCCGGTGCCGGGGACGTGCTCATCCAGGTGGACGGCGGCGCCTGCCCCGAGAACTCCGCGCAGCTGGTGGCCGCCGGTGCCGACGTGCTGGTCTCGGGCTCGGCCTTCTTCGGCCATCCGCCCTATGACCAGTGCCATCAGAAATTCCAGGCCGCCGCCCAGGCTGCGGCCGATAATGCCCACAATGCCCGTTGCGCTGCGGCCGCCCTGTGGCAGCCCGGCCGCGCCCTGAAAAAATAACTCAACAAAGGACCG contains these protein-coding regions:
- a CDS encoding translation initiation factor IF-2 produces the protein MPLSVRLRRACVPVLLALLCAAGSAALDAGDAWAASALSPHHSGLEPPGGPKPMEGLPAMGNAGNTTERGMGYTDAYGRPLKDYGPEEVKPRKRPRGGAYGTYGRKQSRPLPDPDADTPGKPAWDFN
- the pheT gene encoding phenylalanine--tRNA ligase subunit beta — protein: MLLSLSWLREFVPYEGTAQELGDRLTMLGLELEEIVRPYDAIAPIVVGHVVECVDHPESDHLHICKVDAGQGELLDIVCGAPNVAAGQKVPVALVGTTMPGGLIIKKAKLRGAPSFGMICSERELGLTEDHSGIMVLPDSAVPGTRLVDTLELDREVLDISITPNRADCLSVLGLARETALAFNLPLTIPELPLCEDGPARDLPSVEVSDPELCNLYAGRVIAGVKIAPSPMRIRHRLHAVGVRPISNIVDVTNYILFECGQPLHSFDLDKLRGNRIIVSPAAQGEKIVTLDGQERTLDPRDLCIRDAERAVALAGVMGGQATEIDDASTNVFLESAVFRPGTIRKTSRRLGLSSESSYRFERGIDHKRSIWALDRACAMMVAAAGGKVCPGYTLAEPKPFVPVQIEFRPARANALLGVELSRDFDEKVLSGMGCAIEKTSDDSWQVTQPSWRPDLTREADLIEEVGRVHGLDTIAPELPAFLQDLGRAGEPMSTFQFWSRLRHWGAGLGLNEAVNYSFVGHKDLDLLGLPAEGRISIMNPLSAEQDALRTVLAPGLLHDLRNNLAQGAAGVRLFELANTFTAAPSDDPHATGASETGMLGVLLYGQRHDSAWPHVEADMDYSDLKGIVEHLLHFLNLSAPVCELAESHPYLLPCVRLSVDGTEVGVMGRVRPEMADSFHARKDVWLAELNLDVLRRLHDAAQLRFQSLAVFPPVRRDITVAAPVGVTVGAILDQIMGQKQPLLEGAVLVDSFSPEGSDERNLTFRLTFRHAERTLKDAEVDKVREKVAQSLVQELGVRI
- a CDS encoding MerR family transcriptional regulator: MSEKLYKIGQAAALLNLNTSVLRFWETVFPQLTPRRTDSGQRFYSEEDMALLRRIQQLLHQKGMTIEGARRILDGSATLDEVLPERAASKRDPALMLKLKNELTELRRVLAGR
- the rpe gene encoding ribulose-phosphate 3-epimerase — its product is MILSPSLLSADFSRLADELAALEAAGISWLHLDIMDGAFVPNITFGQPVIKSLRKRSSKLFFDVHLMIEEPARYLESFRDAGADMLVIHAEADRHPQRTLSEIRRLGMKAGLAFNPGTDIASLRWLAPDLDMVLVMSVNPGFSGQKFIPQSFDKIRATRAMLNAAGAGDVLIQVDGGACPENSAQLVAAGADVLVSGSAFFGHPPYDQCHQKFQAAAQAAADNAHNARCAAAALWQPGRALKK